tcctaatattgctcggcctttaaatggtgttaagttgcttggggcccccgcaagttccgatcctggttttagtagtgaactggtgatgcaaagggtgaccaagtccattgcgcttatggataaggttgctaagattgatgatcctcagtgtgagttgttgttgcttagggcatgtacgggagtttctaaactctacttttccttgcgtacttgtcctcctagtatatttgaggcggctcaacgcgctttcgatggagcccttcgatcttccttggagcgtattgttactacttcagggcctgggtttggtgattggcagtggcggcttgccaccttgccatttgcatttggagggcttggtgtttattttgtgggagatgttcgtcattatgcttttctggcttctcgattacagtctgctggattgcagaccaagctcctacgtcatgcgagtattgttggtcttggtcgtgcttttgaagatgcattgggcctgtttaataaaacagttgggtttgatattttaggtaatccgagtgaggtcgctgccccaatactcatgaagaaattggcagatgtttatttcacaaaggttaccgcttctgcagaatccactttttcgttatccccccgacaatcggccttatggaaatcacagcagagtgatcacacctctgcttggctaagggtcgTCCCTATTTTGGgattgggtcagacgatgaacgcaaagacttaccgatgtgtgttgtgctaccggttaggtgttccattgttctctatctcgacggcatgctctgcctgttcaagggtttttactggggatattttcggggatcacgcggtgtcttgtgctggtatggtgggtattaagcatcgacataatattgtccgggattcccttgttgatgtttgttatcgctctgggatttcagcgagaaaggaggttgacattgggttgtctggagggaacgacagggccctcagacctgcagatgtgttactttattcctgggattgtggtcgcgatgtttgtgttgacttgacagggtcttctcctttgacacagtctgggctttctgactttgtccctggacgtgctgtgattgatgcggctcgtcgaaagcgggtcaagtacgaatctagttgtctggcgattggttatggtttcattcctttctcattttcttcccttggggaattagagaaggaggctgtttctttgctaaagcgggttcagaagagttcgatggcgcaagatattggtgccggggctgctgctcatatttttactaggataggttttgctattgctagaggtgtgggggtccagattgtctctaggcttcccactaattttttgtaagttttaaaacttttaagtttattattataataataacaataataataataataataataataataataataataataataattattattattattattattattattattattattacttttttttcttttttggcgAAAAACGAAAACCTTATACGAAAGCTTTTTCTCGAAAAGAGAAAAAGAACTTCGAGGAGCTACGTCAAACAAAAACACGAGGATGCTCGAAAACATAAAACTAAGCCTACCAAACTATCCAAAGAAAGAAAACTAAGCCCGAGCCTCCCACGCACCAAGAAACAAACATACAATAAAACACAATGTAACAAACTACCGAAAAGAAGATACACACGGAACAACAAGGGACACGCCCGAAAAGAAGATACACACGGAACAACAAGGGACACGTCCGATAACCGACCAAGTCATCCTCCTTCATACCCGTGGGAGAAGGCAAAGAACCCTCATCGCCTAAGTTGTTGTTGGTGACACCATTGCTCGTACCCACTTTGAAAGAAAAAGACGAACCCTTTCCGAtcccaactccaacggtagtatcCGAATGTAGGGACCCCAAACCATGCAATCTATACTCATCAAAAAAACCACAATTTTTAAACACACGAACCGAAAGCGAACCCACCAAAGACGACTTACAAGACTCTCCCACCGGAGCGTTTCTAAAAGCATTTTGAATCGCAAtcccttcttcatcatcatcttcaacgttGTTCCGTAAACTCGACGACTTACCCGATGCTATCTTCTTTTTTACCACATCCTTTGACTTACCTTTAGTACCAAATCTCTTCACTCCGGGCCCACGAACTCTACTCGATATCCCCTCTCGACAATAACTCTCACCTTTACCCGTAGCTACACATGTCAAATTTTCCAACAAACTCTTCGATTCCAATCCCTTCGATTGGGAAACATCAGAACCTGAAACAACATTCACACTCTCGTTCAATTTTCTTTTTTGCTGACAAACCCTTGTCCTTCGACATTTAGTGAATTttattcattgatttgaatttcaacCATATTAATTTTAAGACACTATCTGATATAGCATTTACTGACTCCCATATAAAAGCGGGCGCCTCACTTTTTTTCTTTATCCGGCCTGATTTCTTATACGTAGTATTATATTTACTTTTACCTTTATCGTAAGATATTGTTTTTATTTTTACCTTTTTTCGTTGTAAAAATTTGCGATTACTTATATCTTGTGAGTTTTCAAAATTAACTAATATATTAAATCTCATTTACTGTTCATGGTGACATTATTGAAAATACCCCAGCTTTGGAGGTATtttcaaggttgcaaaattcgctattcggagattaatcggtcgggactttggaaaggttaatcggcaattcgggaattaatcgaggattaatcggattgtactgtatacatttaaatattaaattttaaaaattatatgtgtaaatatcgaaaaaaaaatcataaatataaaaataaactttaacataattgtctttaATTGTTCATTTTGCTTTAAAACTATAAAGTTCTAGTTAAAATTCATCTTAAAATGTTAAtcattttttactttgaccgattttggttaccaaattcgattttgacccatcaattgacgttcattgtttaattaaacggatttttagaaatcggaacggattgctcttaaaaatgattaatcggagattaatcggcgactaatcgggttttttacaacactgggtaTTTTGGtatacttttattttataaaagaaaaCTTTTAAACCTAATTTTTATTACTTTCTTTTTACCATTACTTTTTACCATTACTTTTTACTCATTTAATTTTTGAACATTTAATAGTCCGACCGCTAATCGTTTTTTACCGTTCAATCAACTGTAACGTTAACCGACCCGTTAACATTTTTTTAACCGACTAAAACTACCCCGCAGCGAAGCGCGGGCTTTGTATCCTGGTTAATACTATttcattattaatttaataaataataatttagttTGATAAGAAAGTAAAACTTATTTGCGTTATCAtgattaaaatttaaatttaatggttgaaattcaaatcaatgattaAAATATTTTACCAAAATCACTGGCAATTTTTTTAATAAGCATTTAGCGATTGAGATTAAATAGGTTTACTTAATTATTGGATAGGGGAAGGATCGTCTACATTTCTCCacccggaagcaatctctctatccgtcgaatagagagatgaCTTTCTTTACTTTTGAGAGTATTTTTCACTCTgtttggagaaatgacttgtctttattctcggatagagaAATGATTGTCTACATTTTACTtctcccatacaccacttatgtgatattaggttttgttgttgttgttgttgctattaATTTTAGCTTTCTTTTTATAGATAAGTTAGGTTAGAAAGTTAGAATATTTGCATTATAATTTGAAATTATTCACCTATATTAGTTAAGATACAAAATATTTCTATACGGAGTATCAGTTTTTATTTTGTGTAGGTTGGAAAAAAGATACGGAGTATCAGTTTTTATTGTGAGACTACATGCAGATCGGGCTAAAATATTAAACGAATGTAAACCGAAGTTTAAAGGTTACGACAGTACTATTTAATTCGTAAATTAGTTTCAAGCTTTTAAGAACATATATAGGAGCACCTACTGAATTCTATTCAATTCGTTTTTGAGCAAGTAAAAATAGACACAAATGGCTTTGATCGATTAAACTACAAAACTTATTGCTGTATATCTACAGACGAATGCTTCATGAATCATTAAAGTTAAAACAAGAGTGTTAAGATTAGCTAAATATTTGAACTATTGATTTATTCAAACTTGTGAAAAACTAGCAGTAGCTACTTTAGACGTAGGTTCATTTAGCTACAAAACTAGTAGTACATACGTAGGTTCATTTAGCTAGAATTAGATTCACTATGCTCAGCCTTTTCGAAATTTTGGTACTTATACAACCAAGCACAAACCAGATAGTACCCGAAGTTGACTATACCAATAACGGTCAACGCCCAATACACATTATCCATTCTCCCGTCGTTTATCCCATTTGGCAACCACTCTGTAGTTTTCCTCATCAAATCAACCATTGCTGCACCCAAATAAAACGCGATCCCAATAAACAAGGCCACCATTGCTGCTGCAGTGCTCTTAAGTGATTTTGGAAATTCCTGATAGTACAGTGACACTTGACCTGGAAAATGAAACGCCTCTGCTGCACCCACTAGAACCAATTGAGGCACAAGCCAGAGTACAGAAATGGGTGCAACCGAATTGCCAGTAAGCTTATGGCTTTGAGCTGCATTATGCCGTTTGGATTCAACCAGTGCAGAGACACCCATGCTAGATATGGTTAGCACGTGACCAAGGCCTATTCGTTGTAGAGGGGTAAGGGATCGTCCAAATACCTTTTGCCACATGGGAATTAAGAAGCGGTCAATGATAGCTAGAGTAATGGAGGTTGTGATCATTACAAACACAATCATACTCCCGGCTGGGATTTGAAAGTTGGCCCCAAGGTGGCGGTCCATGGCTAAAGCTTGAAGGACTATTAAGCTTATTTGGATAGCTATTGGAGTGCATAGTAGAATACCAGTTGACCATAGTGGGGAGATTCTAATTAGAGTTTTCAAGTCCTCTACTTGTTGCAATGTGCATATGTTCCACGGCTTTTTAATCCCGCTAGTTAAATTGTTATCTCTTACCTTTATTAGAGCTGCACGATTTAAGAACCTGTAGCACAAAAAAGTTAGCTCATACATTCTTTTTTCACTTATATTTGTGTGAGATCATGCTATTAAGTAGAATGAATGTTGTTAAAAGTTATTCATAtgtaaactagtgaaatgacatgTGGAACCACGATttttttaaacgaaacagtttaatgatagatattaagtgaacgtaaatgctaaaattatttaactttatgacccgtggaaccacatagtccgactaagaaactcgtcagctgaacatttcatcaaacacctaaaatgcatatttaccatccacatccaatcataagagataatattggttgtcattttatcttAAAAGTGTAAATCAAAAATAAATGTAGAATTGATTTTTCTTCTGCCTaaattttataccttctcgtacttaattcaaaataattaattaaaattatttaattttaataattaaaataattattaaaaagatttaataattataattaattaataagatttaattttatttcaaaattatttagattaatgacatcacccaccatgcttagatttttttttttcttgattttttattaacaaaagaattagcctaataatgacatcatcattttagcaatataatagaaactatagataatgCATAATCATACCAAAGATCATTTGGCCTAGCATAAATTGAGGTAACTCAACTACTTTGAAATTGTGAGTTCGAGTACGGACTATTTGTAATTAGGTGTACGTGTTTGCGGTTCTCAAAAATAATGCATAATCATATCATATGATGAGAACTTAACTATAATTTTATATATCTCACGTTATTTAGTCTTGGGCCATCAGCCCGTTTATGATTTGTAGTCTATATATACATTACGTTCTCTTGAGGATTAGTTTcaactagttattgaaccctcgcttcgcgccgggggttcgatttttaatgtattttattgagtttagtaaaattattttatgGCTAACGATTATGTCGTTgaaacgcaactcgagtcgaactaaaaggta
The window above is part of the Rutidosis leptorrhynchoides isolate AG116_Rl617_1_P2 chromosome 1, CSIRO_AGI_Rlap_v1, whole genome shotgun sequence genome. Proteins encoded here:
- the LOC139856800 gene encoding LOW QUALITY PROTEIN: protein NRT1/ PTR FAMILY 2.7-like (The sequence of the model RefSeq protein was modified relative to this genomic sequence to represent the inferred CDS: deleted 1 base in 1 codon), translated to MEAQGPSPPLNQGGWITFPFFIATMAGLTLAVGGWSNNIIVYLIEEFNFKSVDAAQIANIINGCINLFPIVGAIFADSFLGSFVVVIISSSLSLVGVMLLTLTAILDPLKPPSCESGSSSCRQPSKPQLFVLYTSLASIGAAGTRFTLATMGADQFNNTNHQGVFFNWHFFTFYAATLISVVGIIYVEDKVSWALGFGLCVLANLFALVIFVLGKRYYRFLKPQGSPFTRLACVIVAAFQKRNVLLSSKLEDYYQEPQERQNKMVETITSPSNNFKFLNRAALIKVRDNNLTSGIKKPWNICTLQQVEDLKTLIRISPLWSTGILLCTPIAIQISLIVLQALAMDRHLGANFQIPAGSMIVFVMITTSITLAIIDRFLIPMWQKVFGRSLTPLQRIGLGHVLTISSMGVSALVESKRHNAAQSHKLTGNSVAPISVLWLVPQLVLVGAAEAFHFPGQVSLYYQEFPKSLKSTAAAMVALFIGIAFYLGAAMVDLMRKTTEWLPNGINDGRMDNVYWALTVIGIVNFGYYLVCAWLYKYQNFEKAEHSESNSS